The sequence CGTTGCTATTCTACTATAATACCTTGATCTTAAATAACACACAATCGTCCATTAACTCTTTCATTACTCAACTGGCCGCGGAAATTTTTATTCTGGCAGACGGTTTATATGTGAAACGAGGAAAGCATGATATAAAACGAGTTATCAACAAGGACTTCCTCGCTTTGCATCCTACATCCGTCGTTTGATACAGAAATCGACTCACCGGTATAGAATTTGCACAGCCGGTTCAATATTGAGAGAATCAAAGCTTCACAGGCACTTATTCGATACGTGAGACATATGATAATCCTGCACGTAACGTCATGATGACTTCTCATCATTCTGGAAAACAGCTCATTAAgagcgttatttttttttatacagagatggcaaaaagtccgtaaaaactttaaaatttataaaaccctagaaaattaagtaaaataaaaaataattcaaaaaacagccAACAGGTAACATTTGGTACACAAGTGAAAGAAAAGGCAggcaaaaatgattcatttattgtAGCAACATATGCTCCACATGTCCACCACCACAGATGATAACACATTGCAAACGCGTAACAAATCCCGCAACGACAGAGGGCTGTATGTTTAGCTGTAAACGTGACAGCTCTCGGCGAATTGCATTGTTCAATTCAATAGATTGGATGGAGGGATCGATACACCAGGGATCTTAAATTTCGCAATAGCCAAAGGTCTGCTAGTATCAGAACTGGAGAAAGAGGAGGCCACGGAAATTAGCACCGTCTGCTGATGCTTTCTTCCCCAGACGGCTGTAACAGGAATTCCTTGATTGGAATGGCAGTGTGACttgctccatcttgcataaacgtAACAGTAGAAAGCGCATCTTTTTGACTCAAACATGGAACGACCTTTTCGcgcagaaatgttaaaaaaacgcTGAGCATTTATTGCCAGCGTTTTCCATCTATTTATGATCCTACGATGAAGGAACCAGTGAACCCATATCACACTGGAGGGGGATAAAGTGGTTTTTCAGTGCACACTCGTGGATTTGACGTCATCCAAATGCGACAATTATGTGTACTAACGTTGGCATAGAGCTAAAAATGAGCTTCATCTGCTCCACAAGATATAAAAGAACCAGGAGGGATCTTGTTCAACTTTGTAGAGAGCCCACTTCTTCGCAAATACTTCTCTCTCTATCAAACGGTAAATGTTCAAGGCTAAACTATAATTTGTATGGATATTGATTAAGATATCCATGAAGAATGTTATGTATCGAGGATGGTGGTAAATCCAAGCGTCTTGTCAGCTTCCCTTGCACTGCTAGTCCCTGCAGTCGGATgctaatgtttccatttcggCTGTAACGCGAGCCCAAAATGTCTGCCTTAGACTGGTTCGATCTTAGAAGATTCTACAGCGATCCAGTTTCCTCAAATCGCTGAACAGGCTTTATGAGGAACAGTCACTGTTAAAGACCTTATcccaattttcacatttttctgaaatcgGAATTTACGCAGTGCAACAGCTTCACCGACAAAGTTGCATCTTTCCCACTCAGCATTCCTTGTTCACTTACATGACAATGCAAGTCAGAACTGGTTCGGGATCAACAGCGTAAGTATTTATAACCGCCTGTCTCATTTGTATACTTCCAACTAAGTCGTTCATACCAGCGCCACCAATCggcagtttttttaattaattttttttacctaaaaaaatcCCACGacttatagatgctaaatctgcaaaccgTTTATTTAgcgggttttatgaatttttaaagtttttacggataTTTTGCCCACCCTGTATTTTCTTTAGCTCGTTATAAGATGTTCTGAATAAGCGAAGTTTGAACTGTGTATTTTCCCTGTTTGTTTTGAGAGACGCAGTTGATTGGCGGTTATCCCGATTATGGACGAGAAGTTTTAGACCCGATATTGCGATATATACGTATGTGCAAGGAGCACCTTAAATATTTCGAggtcttaaattttaaatttttggggTGGGGGATTTTAAATGCAAATCGCCTCTGAattgaaaatagtaaatattcaattcactatttttttaaaagtttaatttttctttttttaaaaaaggcaacaGATAATGGCTACCTAACGAAAAACAAATCAACACAATTtaatcaagaaatgaaaaaaaaaaaaaaatcatattacctCTCGGCTGCTTGATGGTCCAactgtttttgattttataacttCAGAGGCCTTTTCAACGATAGACGGGTGAAAAATTCTAACCTTGTCATCCTTTTCTATATCACAGTAATTACCGTTTGAAAGCGGTTTTATACTTTCTAAAGGTTTTTTTTCATCCAGAGATTCATCTTTCTTTACATGACTAATTTTAGCAAAACTTTTATGTTCAgtttgattatttctaaattcattattCACTTTATGGAAACATCCATCATTCTTCACAAGATTTTTTATAGATGAAGAAATGACCATTAATTTTTTGGCTTGTTgttcttctaataattttaagCCTGCACTGACATTTTGTTCAgtacattttatttccataaatttcttatattctgcTCTATATAGATCTAATAGAGGCAAAACCGTTTTCGTTTCATGCTCACCTAAATTTTGAATGGATTTAGCAGCTATAATATCCAGTTCATCAAACGGACTTTCGTAACTCTCCATTTTAGGATAAACAGGAAGCATTTGTTGATTTTTTCCTGCATGAAACGTAACATCTTGTTTAGTTTTATAATCAGAAGCAATAATTTCTTTCTCACAGATGGATAATTTTGGCACAACGAGATCAGTACTTGAGTTTAAAAAGGTAGAACTTTTATCACAATCTCTACTTGAGGATATATTCGATTTCGGTGAATCTTGCATATTTTCAGAATCGTTTTTTATAATCTTATGCGGaacattagaatttttaacaaaattatgttCTTGTGTGTTAACTGGTGAAGTTTCTACACTTCTAATATTAACTTCAGAATTACCAACAGGCGTGACATTTACATCAATCAAAGTTGGTTTACTAGGAAAACTTGTATCATTTTGGCTTTGTTTCCGTTTCTTAGGAAACGAATCAACTGTCCCGTCTTCCTTCGAAGTTTGATTAACATCACACAACGTATCTTCAGCTATAGCTGAAATACTCTCTGAATTTTCTACTTTCTGAGTATCAGTGATTGTAGTCTcatttaatactttctttatacaatTAAAGTCGATAgtatccaaaatttttaaaattgtattcccTGTATCTacttttttatctgaaattgttTCTTCACCTTTATTTGAATTCTCTTTCTCAATCTTAATAATGTGATCTGAGATCACATTCATTTGAGAACTTTGCTGCATCTTATCTGCATTTTTTACAGCGTGCTTTTCAATTGGTAAATCTACAACGTCTAAAATTATGCAATCTTCCTCATCCAAAACCATAGGCTGGACTGAAGAACAACTCGAATTCTCCTTTAAACTAGTATCTACTTTATTGtggatttcatttttcaaaacttctttgGCGTTTTCATTTAcagatttctttttatcaataactGAATCAAGgcaaataatttcaatatcagAATCTTCTGCTACATTTTCATTTGTCACATTTATAGAAGGTATCGTTTTTGAATCTTTTTCCTCGTCATCATCTGATAAAATAACAACATCCGACTCATTTAAGGATTTCACAGATAATATCTgaacattaaatatttccttttctgtaGATGTTGGTCTATTAGAGTTCAAAGAAACACGAGTTTCATCTTTCGATAAATCTGAGGTATGCCGAGTTAAGCTTTTTATACTGGTTGCACCTTTTTCTTCACATTCaatagaatttatgttttcattAGAGTAAGTAGTTACTTTATTTACAATTGAACTCTCATCTTTTGTAGTATCAAGTGCAGATTTTTTTGTTGTATCAACACTTCTCGATACTTTTTCATTGCCCTGCTTTTCTATGCTCTTGAATTCGAATAAATTCTTAGCCGACTTAGAATTAGAAATCAATGAACTTGTATCAGTTTGTGTTCTAAGTTCGCATGAGCTGCTATCTTTTAACTTTCCAGTACACATAGATTTATCCTGTGTGCCATCTAATTCAGGAAATGCTTCCGAAATAGAAGATTCTGAGAGAACTGCCGATTTCCTTTGAGAAGGATTTCTTTGTTCTACAGATTGCCTAATGTTTTGAGATTCTTGGCTGATAAAATCATTTGTTGAAGTTTCGCTTATGATACaacaatcatcatcatcatataaaTTGCAAAAAGGTACCATATTTGTTAATGACGAATTGCCATTTTGCAATGAAGCCGCTTTTTTATCTAATGCAGGGTCTCGTTTCAGCAAAACAGAACATggtttcaatttgaattttagttcattgcaactcaaagcgtttttaagctCAAATAAAGCATTTGAATTTGGTACCGATGGAAGCACACTTAACCGTCCAGAATTGTCCAAATTTATAGCATCCCTCACAGTTTCCTTGTctgttgatttatttaataaattttcatcccTTGCGGAACTGGAAGAATCGTAATTCAAAATGCCGGAATCGTTTAAATAAGTATCTGATGCACTATCGTCGCTATTAGTATGTTCAATAATTCTTCGAAACTTTTTTGGAAGGAACTGCCGACTACAAGAATTTTCAGCTTTATGGTTATTTTCAATacattccctctcgctttcagcTGATTCTTCAAAATCGGACAATTTCTTACTAGTAACTTTAGAAATCTTTGTATCACACTTTAACcgcttatttctttttttcttcgttttattaGTGTTTTTGATATTTCGGCGAGCAATTCGGGTGCCTGAATTATTATATGACGCAGAATATTTTTCTGGATGATGTTTCtgaagaaacttttcaaattcattatctGAATCAGTATCGCCGATTCCCTTGGTTTCTTTTTCAAAGCTTTCTGTTTGAAAAGTATCTTCGCCACAGGATTTGTCTGGAGAATggggaatttttttcttttgcttagcATTCAAGTCAGAAGAACAACCACTTTTTTTGGAGCACTGTTTTATGTTCATAGTACGATCTTTAAAGTTTACTGTGTTGTTTGAAATactgttattattataattagatttaaaatttgatgttggGATTGGCAGGAGCCCTTGAAGAGAACCAACATGAGCTCTTGGTTTAGGAATACACctgtttttcttcaaatatttcatactcTTTTGACACTTTGCCATTAAGGGAAAGcttttttctggaatatttttttttaattgtttggagCTTCTAGGCGACTTATTATTCCGTTTACGggatttcatttttgaatcattagtacgtgaaatttctttatctttgGAACGGTTTTCTTGTAGCTGCTGGTATGACACAGCGTTTTGCGATTTCTCCATAGATTGCATTATGTTATAAACAAGATCGCAATCAGCTTGTGCCAGTTCATCATCGCAATGCAGATTTGTTGTTACCAGAGCATTTGCCATATTTCCTATATGtgctattcttttctttttatttctgttttcagccATTTTCCTTTGTATTAGAATAGCTACTTgcagtaataattttatataaaattctgaaaagaaaaaaaatcaaatataaataaatcatttaaaattattactaaactaTATTttaccctaacttggcagtatcgtaaaaggcagaaaatgtgaggctccgcgttgggaaagagttccccatcaatttgactttaaaagagctaaaatgcgcagaaatttatcaaataatatcagaAATCCCTTTTTATccacatgtatttaaaattatactcaatttagaagtgcttatctgctaagtattttgtaaataaagcgaacgaataaaaccaaacaattgacataatgaattccactttgacTAGAACCGGTCTtccaaggtcaaatatttggcgcgtttTTCTTGTACGTTTCCGCCAACTtcgcttcattcagttcgcaaccgttaTTATCATAACTCgtaattttttattctcgctgttttaccagctgatatttttaatactgttaatGACATTAGTAATTATTAGTTtcgattgttgaatatttattgaattcgtcatttctattcactgctaaaatgtctgaaaaagtgttatcaccgactgcGCTGTACACACCTTCAAGACGattgaaaccaacaaaaagtgcagtACGCAGaaacatatttaatgtttattctcgacCCCGAGGAAGAAAACCCTTAAGATTCTATCAACCAAATCATCGATAAAGGTTCGCATCTTACAAATGTTTCGCAAAGAACTGTTTtccgtttgaaaaaagaaatcaagacaTCCAGTCCTTTAAATGCCTATGGAAAGAAACGACCAGGCTCAATAGGTAAACATTcaagtcttgtaaaatatgatgattttacattatcccgtatttgacgaaaaatccatgcatttttttgaagaaatgagatcccaacattagatacttttaaaagatgtgaacgatgatacagatatcttttcgggaaacattagccgaactatgctttacagaatattgaaagattttagaaaagcgatgaaacgaaataaaataattttaatgatttattaaaataatgtatcaataatattgaacaaactaaggaaaaaaattaattatctgattttaaatgatatttaagctaataaatatttactatttggcgaaaaatttgcgagataaagtttcgacAGCGATCTGCATTTGAAGTAACTTTGtagtttaaagtaacccagttcctctgacaacgactgcgattcggcatgcctagaatatactcTACTGCCAAGTTAGGTGGAACAGagtataaatacataattttaacatCCATTCTCTGTTTCAATTCATTATTACACTGTAAAGGCTTTACTGTCAAggatttaatagaaaatgtattttggtAAGTTCAAgtatgaaatgaaacattttaactaAGTAAGCAGTAACTGTACTTACTACtcataatttcaataaacaatgaaaaaaaatcaatcatgcATTGATTTTTAGTATTAGtaactgaaattcaattttctctttACATAAATAGTAGAATGAGAATAATTACATTTGAACTGAAATATATGTACTTATAGATGCtataaaattaccataaaatacaataaatttcagGGAAGATTAAACATCCTCTTAAAATaggaattttgatgaaaaacagGGAAGTGCCACTCTCGTATTCAAATCAACATATGGTAGATAAGGACTCTAGTCTCCCTCAATTATCCATAAAGCTATTATTCTTACATTCCTTAATACCAATTAATTTACTTACATAACAAAGTGCAGTGATCAAGAAAGGAAAGTGAACTGATTAGCTAGGCGATAAGAGAGGACAAATTACttaagtacagaaaaaaattcttatcatttaGTTGAACAACTGTTGTGCAATCtcataaacaaaatcaaaaattctgtTGGAATAGTATCGATACCATTCATAAGAAAAGagacaaaaaacttttttctgcAACCTTTTACTGTGATATGCATTACGAATCAATTATTTTGGTtaacattaatgaataaaatctttttacaaaaaGCAATGGATTTTGCAACAGTTTCAATGCTAGTTAATCATTCTTTCTAATTTTGTTCCTAAATAAGACTTATCTGTTATATGCCAGAAAAATAACAATGTGAAGACTCAAagtatttatctgaaatttaaaaaaaaaaataactttaaaaaaaatttcagaaaaatttattccagtaataaattatataactgaTACAATATACAGCTCTAAATATATACACAGGAATTGACACAATGTACTGTCTGCAAAAATCTCATACTTTTCTATTAGCTTATAATACTAGGCATTAGGTTAAAATGAGCCCTTTCTAAACTAATTGCATATcattgctttaataaattttgaatatcctAGATGCcattaaattaatctttcaattacAAGTAGAGAACCAGAAAAACTGTTTATGACGAgaattatgaagaattttaaaaaaaagtaattaattaaaagatattagtAAAACAGACATTATCAGATAATGGGCGACAGGGGAAAAACAACAAACAAGCTTAGTTCACAAAGAAGTTTCCAAATTAGTTCAACAAAGAAGGATagttaaattcttattattcgtAATCACAACTTTCGTACATGCCTTAATCCATGCTACTCATAAGTaccataaaatgcaataaaataattaatacaaactttaaaaaaaaatctgttaaacaagaaaatatacttgttataagatttaaaataaggaaaatcaaattcaaaccagcttttaaatagaataaaaattcattaaaatttggaatagtaTAATGCCTAAAGCAAAACTGTCTGGTATTAAAAGCCTATACACTCACcatattttaatatagtaatttattattgaaattatgaataagaaaacAATGGAATAACATGTTTCCATAATATGTCAACCAGTTTAGGAAAAACAGTTAAATGAAGTATAACTACCATGAAAATCAACTGACCGCAGTgtctaaaaaaaactatatatcgCATAATTATGGAAATTCAGAAACCAGATATATTCTTATCTTccatattttaacagaatttcaaTAACATctgttaaaattagaattttcatatgATATCTATAACCAGTAACAATTAAGTCTACAATATTtgatctaaatttaaaaactgatgcaAGGGAgttaaaataagcaaattctATAACAGATTTTATGAACTAGTGTGATATATGGGTGTGAAATTGTTATATAATGCAAAATGTGCGAAATAAATCggacaacaattttttaattactacaattaatgtataaaaattattaatataattattacaacGGAAATTTTTACAATGGAAgtctattttttcttctttaatttactcaagattttaataattaccttttgacattattattagcatttacatttgatataaaatttttcaaagggaaaaaaaatgtttgctagATTTTCTCTCTGTATACTTGTGTTTCTATACatattacaaaaaagtatatGCAGAAACACAGAATTATAAAGAGAATCTTTCAGtcacaatttttagaaataaataaaactgtacaTCAGAAAGATATACTTGGTTAAGGTAAATATTGAGTCTAAAACAAacatgaaatgatatattttaatcttttaaatcacCCAATTACTTCCTTCCAAagcattctcttatttcctaaccCAAATGGCTCCTCCTTCCCCCCTTTTTATTTCTGACATGCACTCCAGATAAACTGTTGCAATTTCTCACACTTCAAGTGAAGAGGTAAAAATCCCTAAAACTTACATATTTCCTTTCAGATATCTAAAATTGTGTGTCCTAAATCtacatgtgtaaaaaaaaaaaaaaaaaaaaaaaaaaatcaagtgagaatttttaaataaaattaataaatggaaagaTTACTTTCATTTTGCTTTTACATTGTGATGTCAACAGATGTGTTTCTTTATAATCGATCTTTTATCCCCATGAAGAAATTATAACAATGGTAAAATATATTGAAGGTTTATTCCAGAAGTTTCTTTCAACCATAcatttgcaaaattatgtttataatattctctctctctctctctatatatatatatatatatatacatttagttATGAATTTTGAaggattatattcatttttagtcatttaattaccagtatcaaattatttttaataaattataattaaattttcaaaaattctttttgttaacACACAAGCTCAAATACTTTgttcttgctttattttttgaattaaagtatttaatgatcatatttcaatttagtaaaatttcttttcaggaaagaagtaacttaaaaaatgacaaaaatgtttctattgatttgtcaaaatttgtctacTCCATTCAAAAAAAGAACCCTTTCTCACACTCCTTTTGACGTCATGCATTTGTCCTTTCACCTTTGATTTACACCTCCATTCAAAACCATCACTTATATCATGCCTTTCAACCAATTTCATGTCCTTGCCACACTTACAACGCTCATATTTATTCGCAATCAAACCCGCtttcatacaaaattcaaacGTCTCCTTATCTTTATCTAGTCCATACAAATACCTTAAATTAACATTCTCATCATACCACATAACATCATTCTCACCAAACATTCTCGCACTTACCTCAGACATTCCCCATGCAGCAGCCATcacaaaaaaatccaaataaaagaaCGCGGGAGCTGAAGATTGAAAAAGCACACGTGCAACGTGGtcaaacgaaaattaaataatggcGTCTACATTCAGTTGACCAATAGGGTTAATGCAATTACCCCATTATAATTAGTTGTCGGTCGGATGGGGGTTGCCATATAGAGATACATCAATAAAAGAAGGATAATGAATCGTACATAAAAGAAAAGTAGATATATAATTTGAtagatcatttttcaaaatattcaaatttgatcTTCAAATGACCTCTATCCTTATACTTCCCAACATAAGAAATTCATCcgatattttctttcaacaacAGATTTTGAATTTGATTCTTAGCAATTCATGTCTGCTCACAAGCTTTGCCAAattctgaatttcatatttaatactgaatgaacctttctttttcatcttatcacctgattaatatatttttcagattcccTCTTCAGATTAATATatctttcagattctttctttcaaaatcaaacataaaaatgtatatggTAAACTGTCTcactttaaataaagaatttcaggCAGTCCATTACTCATGTTTGAGACTAGATTGTGTTAAAAAAGTACATcaactattttcaaaaaagattagGTTAATATTCGTTACGATTTAACAGAGTGTAAAAACACGCTGTCAAGTTTTTCTCATACTTTCAAGTCACTACAATTCAAGTCGTTATAACAATCATGAAAATACTGTACAAAAAAGATAAATCTAgtattatttcatagaaaatgaatACTTaagaatataagtttaaaaacaatattataaagcaaAAGTACTACACATACAATAGTATATGTCCGCTATCAGACTCTACTGTTTAATTATACAATACAGTTTGATATATCACATATACTAGTGAAGATaagtgttaaataaaaacaataaataaaagaaattcatttaaaaaaaaaaataaataggaagaCATTTTTGATTCGCTTCCATAACGTACCTCCACCCCTTGAAACACCACAAATAATAATGATCCttcaagaatataataattttgttagcCACTAGAGGGCTGGATTTTAGTTGTTTTGTTGATGACTCATTTTGGCTTGAAATGTAgtgtgataataaaaaaaagtgataaaatagaaaaacattaatccataatcttaaataaaatatattatatataattgaaacagATCCTTATTTCATTTTGTGGCTTATTCACCATTTATTAGAACAGTTTCAAATAGTCTCcaataaagaaagcaaatttcattacgatttgtaaatatgaaattacaCATTCCTGGAAAATATCTAATGATCtgtaatgtatataattttgtagttgtttcttttatagattttttttacaaaaaaataaataatttaagctcCAGCATGATAGAGCTTCAACAACCGATTATGATTGTTGTTTTCACTGTTGAAATCTTCCCggcttttgtttataattttcagattggCAACTAATCACACAGGCATCAACATGTCGGACGCTGAAGATGATTTTATGTGTGATGATGAAGAGGATTATGATTTAgtacgttatttttttatttattaaaaaatatttaatgtattttatgtttgataaagtttattgtaaatttattagcCGTCGAATGTTACCTGTTACACATTCTTTTCTCTTATGCTAGGCCTTTACTACGTACAAGAACAATTGTAgtgatatatgaatattttatataattatttattgacgGAAAtgagtataataattttatttttgagagaaaaatttgTTGTTTCATGTGCTGCTACgggttttgaagaatttaaagttTCTGATTAAGTATTGAATTGTTTATTATGATATTCAAACCTCAATTCTATTTTTGATCTAGTATATCCAATTGTGATTAGAATTGCGCAATAATAagctgaatctgagaaaaatcATATTCATAGTTAGTTCAGACCTTTATATTTAGATTCTACTTGCTGTACGGAAGTACAGAATTAAATACTACAAATACTCTATTTCTTGTATGATcggatttaaaactttctttacttacgctttcaattttttactttagCTTACTATAAAAAGATGcagggaaaggggggggggatga comes from Argiope bruennichi chromosome 2, qqArgBrue1.1, whole genome shotgun sequence and encodes:
- the LOC129961782 gene encoding uncharacterized protein LOC129961782, whose amino-acid sequence is MAENRNKKKRIAHIGNMANALVTTNLHCDDELAQADCDLVYNIMQSMEKSQNAVSYQQLQENRSKDKEISRTNDSKMKSRKRNNKSPRSSKQLKKNIPEKSFPLMAKCQKSMKYLKKNRCIPKPRAHVGSLQGLLPIPTSNFKSNYNNNSISNNTVNFKDRTMNIKQCSKKSGCSSDLNAKQKKKIPHSPDKSCGEDTFQTESFEKETKGIGDTDSDNEFEKFLQKHHPEKYSASYNNSGTRIARRNIKNTNKTKKKRNKRLKCDTKISKVTSKKLSDFEESAESERECIENNHKAENSCSRQFLPKKFRRIIEHTNSDDSASDTYLNDSGILNYDSSSSARDENLLNKSTDKETVRDAINLDNSGRLSVLPSVPNSNALFELKNALSCNELKFKLKPCSVLLKRDPALDKKAASLQNGNSSLTNMVPFCNLYDDDDCCIISETSTNDFISQESQNIRQSVEQRNPSQRKSAVLSESSISEAFPELDGTQDKSMCTGKLKDSSSCELRTQTDTSSLISNSKSAKNLFEFKSIEKQGNEKVSRSVDTTKKSALDTTKDESSIVNKVTTYSNENINSIECEEKGATSIKSLTRHTSDLSKDETRVSLNSNRPTSTEKEIFNVQILSVKSLNESDVVILSDDDEEKDSKTIPSINVTNENVAEDSDIEIICLDSVIDKKKSVNENAKEVLKNEIHNKVDTSLKENSSCSSVQPMVLDEEDCIILDVVDLPIEKHAVKNADKMQQSSQMNVISDHIIKIEKENSNKGEETISDKKVDTGNTILKILDTIDFNCIKKVLNETTITDTQKVENSESISAIAEDTLCDVNQTSKEDGTVDSFPKKRKQSQNDTSFPSKPTLIDVNVTPVGNSEVNIRSVETSPVNTQEHNFVKNSNVPHKIIKNDSENMQDSPKSNISSSRDCDKSSTFLNSSTDLVVPKLSICEKEIIASDYKTKQDVTFHAGKNQQMLPVYPKMESYESPFDELDIIAAKSIQNLGEHETKTVLPLLDLYRAEYKKFMEIKCTEQNVSAGLKLLEEQQAKKLMVISSSIKNLVKNDGCFHKVNNEFRNNQTEHKSFAKISHVKKDESLDEKKPLESIKPLSNGNYCDIEKDDKVRIFHPSIVEKASEVIKSKTVGPSSSREVYNHLINCVCAECGKHAAFACLGCAKIYYCSEKCGMSSWSKGHYATCRK